In the genome of Longimicrobium sp., one region contains:
- a CDS encoding RluA family pseudouridine synthase, producing MVAGDEAGDRLDSWLAARLDLSRSRAAQLIEDGRVLLNGAVPKKRDRPVPGDRVQVRIPPPAPSPLAAQDIPLAIVHQDDDLLVIDKPPGLVVHPAPGNPQGTLVNALLHAVRDLSGIGGVLRPGIVHRLDKDTSGLMVVAKNDDAHRALSDELKARRIRRAYLVAAWGRLAADVIPVDAPIGRHHTDRRKMAVVEDGRPARTRFIRLERWRAADLVRAELDTGRTHQIRVHLLHLGHPVVGDHTYGAERHKGFGGPERAWAAGLARRTPRQFLHATELRFTHPRTGEAMRFDSPLPPDLAAAAEWARGVDGASATVSS from the coding sequence CTGGTGGCCGGCGACGAGGCGGGCGACCGGCTGGACAGCTGGCTGGCGGCGCGGCTGGACCTTTCGCGCTCCCGCGCCGCGCAGCTGATCGAGGACGGACGCGTCCTGCTGAACGGCGCCGTTCCCAAAAAGCGCGACCGCCCCGTCCCCGGCGATCGCGTGCAGGTACGCATCCCCCCGCCCGCGCCTTCCCCGCTCGCCGCCCAGGACATCCCCCTCGCCATCGTTCACCAGGACGACGACCTGCTGGTGATCGACAAGCCGCCCGGCCTGGTGGTGCACCCCGCGCCCGGCAACCCGCAGGGCACGCTGGTGAACGCGCTGCTTCATGCCGTGCGCGACCTGTCGGGAATCGGCGGGGTGCTGCGGCCAGGGATCGTGCACCGGCTGGACAAGGACACGTCGGGGCTGATGGTGGTGGCCAAGAACGACGACGCCCACCGCGCCCTTTCCGACGAGCTCAAGGCGCGGCGGATCCGGCGTGCGTACCTGGTGGCGGCGTGGGGCCGCCTGGCCGCGGACGTGATTCCGGTGGACGCGCCCATCGGCCGGCATCACACCGACCGCAGGAAGATGGCGGTGGTGGAGGACGGGCGGCCGGCGCGGACGCGGTTCATTCGGCTGGAGCGGTGGCGCGCGGCGGACCTGGTGCGCGCGGAGCTGGATACGGGGCGCACGCACCAGATCCGCGTGCACCTGCTGCACCTGGGGCACCCGGTGGTGGGCGACCACACCTATGGGGCGGAGCGGCACAAGGGGTTCGGCGGGCCGGAGCGGGCGTGGGCGGCGGGGCTGGCCCGCCGCACGCCGCGGCAGTTCCTTCACGCGACGGAGCTCCGCTTCACGCACCCCCGCACGGGCGAGGCGATGCGCTTCGACTCGCCTCTCCCGCCGGACCTGGCCGCCGCGGCCGAATGGGCGCGCGGGGTAGACGGCGCGTCTGCGACTGTGTCATCCTGA
- the lspA gene encoding signal peptidase II, producing MMADATTSVGTPADEARRKMALYLGLVIGWVVLDQVTKIIAQRTLRLYDPVPVIGDFFRLTYIYNRGAAFGLHLGDWSRIAFSILPVAAAVLLYMMYRTTPWSDKMRLIAIPLVTGGAIGNLIDRVRSSRGVIDFFDFGFGTMRWPVFNVADIGVTVGALMLAVSLWREEQQMEKKPDGA from the coding sequence ATGATGGCGGACGCGACGACGAGCGTGGGCACGCCGGCCGACGAGGCGCGGCGGAAGATGGCGTTGTACCTGGGGCTGGTGATCGGCTGGGTGGTCCTGGACCAGGTCACCAAGATCATCGCGCAGCGCACCCTGCGATTGTACGACCCGGTACCGGTGATCGGCGACTTCTTTCGCCTGACGTACATCTACAACCGCGGCGCGGCCTTCGGGCTGCACCTGGGCGACTGGTCGCGCATCGCGTTCAGCATCCTCCCGGTGGCCGCGGCGGTGCTGCTGTACATGATGTACCGGACCACGCCGTGGTCGGACAAGATGCGGCTGATCGCCATTCCCCTGGTGACGGGCGGTGCCATCGGCAACCTGATCGACCGCGTCCGCTCGTCGCGCGGGGTGATTGACTTCTTCGACTTCGGGTTCGGCACCATGCGCTGGCCGGTGTTCAACGTGGCCGACATCGGGGTGACAGTGGGGGCGCTGATGCTGGCGGTTTCGCTCTGGCGCGAGGAGCAGCAGATGGAGAAGAAACCTGACGGCGCCTGA
- a CDS encoding class I SAM-dependent methyltransferase, whose protein sequence is MSSPLRRLLDRVKRRHPALYWRTRNAGALAAWYADRARPAAESPYDDRFWDGAEVGDWDGFARTILHHFPVRSVLDVGCGGGRLLEALRTADPTLRLKGVDASAPALERARRRGLDVQPLDLVRLRAADVASAAQALGDFDLVVCLEVAEHFPAWHAPKLLALLTRFPKIVFSAAHPLQGGVLHVNEQPPEYWIRRFAERGFPLSRRDGELRAAVAALDLPPWYAANVHAFSKGDA, encoded by the coding sequence ATGTCCTCACCCCTGCGCCGCCTGCTGGACCGCGTGAAGAGGCGCCACCCGGCGCTCTACTGGCGCACGCGCAACGCAGGGGCGCTCGCCGCCTGGTACGCGGACCGCGCGCGGCCGGCCGCCGAGTCGCCGTACGACGACCGGTTCTGGGACGGCGCCGAGGTGGGAGACTGGGACGGGTTCGCGCGGACCATCCTCCACCACTTTCCCGTCCGCTCCGTGCTGGACGTGGGATGCGGCGGGGGACGGCTGCTGGAGGCGCTGCGCACGGCCGATCCCACCCTCCGCCTGAAGGGGGTGGACGCCTCCGCCCCCGCGCTGGAGCGGGCCCGCCGCCGCGGACTGGACGTGCAGCCGCTGGACCTCGTCCGCCTCCGCGCGGCCGACGTCGCCTCCGCCGCCCAGGCGCTGGGCGACTTCGACCTGGTGGTGTGCCTCGAAGTGGCGGAGCACTTTCCCGCCTGGCACGCGCCCAAGCTGCTGGCCCTGCTCACGCGCTTTCCCAAAATCGTCTTTTCCGCCGCGCACCCGCTGCAGGGCGGGGTGCTGCACGTCAACGAGCAGCCCCCCGAGTACTGGATCCGCCGCTTCGCCGAGCGCGGCTTCCCGCTCTCCCGGCGGGACGGGGAGCTTCGCGCCGCGGTGGCCGCGCTGGACCTGCCGCCCTGGTACGCCGCCAACGTCCACGCCTTTTCGAAAGGGGACGCGTGA
- a CDS encoding acyl-CoA reductase has protein sequence MTVRAPVIDAFHLPALEHPRATTWSYGKGDDAFEVRIPRLSPADLKRQVDALVTARDRHLAHRPVAEIVGVIDAVAARLLDPADPLRQAAERALPAVTAYSPPMIRLVLDRMAADWRAPRLRELLRAEFGDPRVLDGFRPAPRSNGLHAAFGPRLAVHVFSGNVPGVAVTSLVRSLLLKSATLGKAAVGEPLLAALFARGVAEADAELGQCLAVTYWPGGDEAMERAALDSADAVVVYGGADAVATIRSRTPVTARFVGYGPKVSFGVVGRRFLGENDAREAARGAALDASTFDQQGCVSPHLFYVEEGGPVSPDAWAVMLAEEMAAVERELPRGVLAPGESSSIRQLRAEAEFAEAGGGGMRLHASAEGTAWTVVFDPKPDFTASCLNRVIRVKPVASLNDVPGLVERFGPVLQTVGVAADAESTRLLAEALARVGASRFTTFGQMAWPPPWWHHDGRPPLRELARWADIEG, from the coding sequence GTGACCGTCCGCGCGCCCGTCATCGACGCCTTTCACCTTCCGGCGCTGGAGCATCCGCGCGCGACCACGTGGTCGTACGGCAAGGGCGACGATGCGTTCGAGGTGCGCATCCCGCGCCTGTCGCCCGCGGACCTCAAGCGGCAGGTGGACGCGCTCGTCACGGCGCGCGACCGCCACCTGGCGCATCGCCCCGTGGCGGAAATCGTGGGCGTGATCGACGCGGTCGCGGCGCGGCTGCTGGACCCCGCCGATCCACTTCGCCAAGCGGCGGAGCGCGCCCTCCCCGCGGTGACGGCCTACTCGCCGCCGATGATCCGCCTGGTGCTGGACCGCATGGCTGCGGACTGGCGGGCGCCCCGCCTGCGCGAGCTGCTGCGGGCCGAGTTCGGCGACCCGCGGGTGCTGGACGGCTTTCGGCCCGCGCCGCGCAGCAACGGCCTGCACGCCGCGTTCGGGCCGCGCTTGGCGGTGCACGTGTTCAGCGGCAACGTCCCGGGCGTGGCGGTGACGTCGCTCGTGCGCTCGCTGCTGCTGAAGTCGGCCACGCTGGGCAAGGCCGCCGTCGGCGAGCCGCTGCTGGCGGCGCTGTTTGCGCGCGGCGTGGCCGAAGCGGACGCGGAGCTGGGCCAGTGCCTGGCGGTGACGTACTGGCCCGGCGGCGACGAGGCCATGGAACGCGCCGCCCTTGACTCGGCCGACGCGGTGGTGGTGTACGGGGGCGCGGACGCGGTGGCCACCATCCGCAGCCGCACGCCGGTCACCGCACGCTTCGTGGGCTACGGGCCCAAGGTGTCGTTCGGCGTGGTCGGCCGTCGGTTTCTCGGAGAAAACGACGCGCGGGAGGCTGCGCGCGGGGCGGCGCTGGACGCGTCGACATTCGACCAGCAGGGGTGCGTGTCGCCGCACCTGTTCTACGTCGAAGAAGGCGGCCCCGTGTCGCCCGACGCGTGGGCGGTGATGCTGGCGGAGGAGATGGCGGCGGTGGAGCGCGAGCTGCCGCGCGGCGTGCTGGCCCCGGGCGAATCGTCGTCCATCCGCCAACTCCGCGCGGAAGCCGAGTTCGCTGAAGCGGGTGGTGGGGGCATGCGGCTCCACGCGTCGGCGGAAGGCACGGCGTGGACGGTGGTTTTCGATCCCAAGCCCGACTTCACGGCCTCGTGCCTGAACCGGGTGATCCGCGTGAAGCCGGTGGCCTCCCTGAACGACGTCCCCGGGCTGGTGGAGCGGTTCGGGCCCGTGCTGCAGACGGTGGGCGTGGCGGCGGACGCGGAGTCCACGCGGTTGCTGGCGGAGGCGCTGGCCCGGGTGGGAGCGAGCCGGTTCACGACCTTTGGGCAGATGGCTTGGCCGCCGCCCTGGTGGCACCACGACGGCCGCCCGCCCCTCCGCGAGCTCGCCCGCTGGGCCGACATCGAGGGATAA
- a CDS encoding type II CAAX prenyl endopeptidase Rce1 family protein, translating into MSTYLRTTRSHTYSLLFALPLLVLYELGAVLIADRGGTGMRNGADVLLRTMLAAGGVQGTLAFTAALALGAAVLVTWERRRTRVPLRGSYFGGMLAESAVYALLFGGLIATATHFLLGGFVRLAADGALTTLPLLDGIVLSLGAGIYEELLFRVLLTGGLLALLVWMGFRRTPAAAVAVIVSAFLFSAFHYVGPYAYPLELGSFTFRLLAGVAFSALYVWRGFGIAAWTHALYDVFLVIAGQG; encoded by the coding sequence ATGAGCACCTATCTCCGAACCACCCGGTCGCACACCTACTCGCTGCTCTTCGCGCTGCCGCTGCTGGTGCTGTACGAGCTGGGCGCCGTGCTGATCGCGGACCGTGGCGGCACGGGAATGCGCAACGGCGCCGACGTGCTGCTGCGGACCATGCTGGCCGCGGGCGGCGTGCAGGGAACGCTGGCGTTCACCGCCGCGCTGGCGCTGGGGGCCGCCGTGCTGGTCACCTGGGAGCGGCGCAGGACGCGGGTGCCGCTGCGTGGTTCGTACTTCGGTGGCATGCTGGCGGAGAGCGCCGTCTACGCCCTGCTTTTCGGAGGGCTGATCGCCACGGCGACCCACTTTCTCCTGGGCGGGTTCGTGCGGCTGGCGGCGGACGGCGCGCTCACCACGCTGCCGCTGCTGGACGGCATCGTCCTCTCGCTGGGCGCCGGCATCTACGAAGAGCTGCTCTTTCGCGTGCTGCTGACGGGCGGGCTGCTGGCGCTGCTGGTGTGGATGGGCTTCCGCCGCACCCCCGCGGCCGCCGTGGCGGTGATTGTCTCCGCCTTCCTCTTCTCCGCCTTCCACTACGTGGGGCCGTACGCGTATCCGTTGGAGCTGGGCAGCTTTACCTTCCGTCTGCTGGCGGGCGTGGCGTTCAGCGCGCTCTACGTGTGGCGCGGCTTCGGGATCGCCGCGTGGACGCACGCGCTGTACGACGTGTTCCTGGTGATCGCCGGCCAGGGGTGA
- a CDS encoding BON domain-containing protein produces MAGDRRRAARRMGAAVMVWVASGMGACALLGGGEPAETPAQISERTGREAAIVREVQARMAAEPSIDAAAIRPVVVGTEIHLHGSVRGFGALQCARANAEMVPGVTLVIDFLVLQPGPARVACNSPRVVGARPAGS; encoded by the coding sequence ATGGCTGGCGATCGGCGGCGGGCGGCGCGGCGCATGGGGGCGGCGGTGATGGTGTGGGTGGCATCCGGGATGGGTGCCTGTGCCCTGCTGGGCGGCGGCGAGCCGGCCGAAACGCCGGCGCAGATTTCCGAGCGAACCGGCCGCGAGGCGGCCATCGTGCGCGAGGTGCAGGCGAGGATGGCGGCGGAACCTTCCATCGACGCGGCGGCCATCCGCCCCGTGGTGGTGGGGACGGAGATTCACCTGCACGGCTCGGTGCGCGGGTTCGGCGCCTTGCAGTGCGCGCGTGCCAACGCCGAGATGGTGCCCGGCGTTACGCTGGTGATCGACTTCCTGGTGCTGCAGCCCGGGCCCGCGCGGGTGGCCTGCAATTCCCCGCGCGTCGTCGGCGCCCGCCCGGCCGGCTCCTGA
- a CDS encoding RsbRD N-terminal domain-containing protein codes for MTETGHQFYTEREIRDLGSAVDQLRVGREAVLRDWMERVRANQAMATGQALAEPLLLDHMPQLFDAILDRLEINRSREDAEQFATVHGFARRLTGYNIVETVLELLMFRRAIWSHLTAVGARVEGAYAAMEQIDGMVDRAVLSSLNAYLDPNAAMLQRGALTPEAEPGSPAVDGETPVA; via the coding sequence ATGACCGAAACGGGACACCAGTTCTACACCGAGCGCGAGATCCGGGACCTGGGAAGCGCCGTCGACCAGCTGCGGGTGGGGCGCGAGGCGGTGCTCCGCGACTGGATGGAGCGGGTGCGCGCCAACCAGGCCATGGCCACGGGCCAGGCCCTGGCCGAGCCGCTGCTGCTGGACCACATGCCGCAGCTGTTCGACGCCATCCTCGACCGGCTGGAGATCAACCGCTCGCGCGAGGACGCCGAGCAGTTCGCCACGGTGCACGGATTCGCCCGCCGGCTGACCGGCTACAACATCGTCGAGACGGTGCTGGAGCTGCTGATGTTCCGCCGCGCCATCTGGTCGCACCTGACGGCCGTAGGCGCGCGGGTGGAGGGGGCGTACGCGGCCATGGAGCAGATCGACGGGATGGTGGACCGCGCCGTCCTCTCCTCGCTGAACGCGTACCTGGACCCGAACGCCGCCATGCTGCAGCGCGGCGCCCTGACCCCCGAGGCGGAACCCGGGAGCCCCGCCGTGGACGGCGAGACCCCCGTGGCATGA
- a CDS encoding putative glycoside hydrolase, with the protein MSMISVRRLAMVPLAVVLAACGGDGGGTGEKGAGGDSAQAAKGDSAAPAQPQATRSPRGKAPPIIRGLYVNAYKAGSGVHRKRLIEIADQTEINAFVVDVKDERGLHYVSNLALQNEMTEDSEITIRNPKAFTDTLHAHGIWTIARIVVFKDPILSKARPNWSVKNSSGGLWVDKAGNTWVSPWDEEVWDYNLDIAEEVAKLGFDEIQFDYVRFAEPYKSLPAQVHPKARGDRTDAIAAFLLEARRRLHPLGVTVTADVFGLSPNEGSDVNIGQQWETISAIADHILPMMYPSHYFPTHLPGVRKPDLMPYEVLFKSAGMARWRNDKLQEAGVQPARIMPWLQAFSAPWLGRNHQKYGAEQLRQQKKGVYDVGLEDWVLWHPGSNYEHIVAGLEQGEARSHKVASYTPPPDVMAWLNQFEREGMGQGRAKAVQQARGDVVDPAAAQAAKTGRPEPGAAPAAVTPGQNAPAEAAPSASGTPAAGGQTNPSSPAQRSP; encoded by the coding sequence ATGTCGATGATCAGTGTGCGCCGGCTCGCGATGGTGCCGCTCGCGGTCGTTCTGGCCGCGTGCGGCGGGGACGGGGGCGGAACCGGAGAGAAGGGCGCGGGGGGCGACAGCGCGCAGGCGGCCAAGGGCGACAGCGCGGCGCCGGCCCAGCCGCAGGCCACCCGCTCGCCGCGCGGCAAGGCGCCGCCGATCATCCGGGGGCTGTACGTCAACGCGTACAAGGCCGGGTCGGGCGTGCACCGCAAGCGGCTGATCGAGATTGCCGACCAGACCGAGATCAACGCCTTCGTCGTGGACGTCAAGGACGAGCGCGGGCTGCACTACGTGAGCAACCTGGCCCTCCAGAACGAGATGACGGAGGACAGCGAGATCACCATCCGCAACCCCAAGGCGTTCACCGACACCCTGCACGCGCACGGCATCTGGACGATCGCGCGGATCGTCGTGTTCAAGGACCCCATCCTTTCCAAGGCACGTCCGAACTGGTCCGTCAAGAACTCCAGCGGCGGCCTGTGGGTGGACAAGGCGGGGAACACCTGGGTGAGCCCGTGGGACGAGGAAGTGTGGGACTACAACCTCGACATCGCCGAAGAGGTGGCGAAGCTGGGATTCGACGAGATCCAGTTCGACTACGTGCGCTTCGCAGAGCCGTACAAGAGCCTTCCGGCGCAGGTGCACCCCAAGGCACGGGGTGACCGCACGGATGCCATCGCCGCGTTCCTGCTGGAGGCGCGGCGCCGGCTGCATCCGCTGGGCGTCACCGTGACGGCGGACGTGTTCGGCCTGTCGCCCAACGAGGGCAGCGACGTGAACATCGGGCAGCAGTGGGAAACGATCAGCGCCATCGCCGACCACATCCTGCCCATGATGTACCCGTCGCACTACTTTCCCACGCACCTGCCCGGCGTGCGAAAGCCCGACCTGATGCCGTACGAGGTGCTGTTCAAGTCCGCCGGGATGGCGCGCTGGCGCAACGACAAGCTGCAGGAGGCGGGGGTGCAGCCCGCGCGCATCATGCCCTGGCTGCAGGCGTTCAGCGCGCCCTGGCTGGGCCGCAACCACCAGAAGTACGGCGCGGAGCAGCTGCGCCAGCAGAAAAAAGGCGTGTACGACGTGGGGCTGGAGGACTGGGTGCTGTGGCACCCCGGCAGCAACTACGAGCACATCGTCGCCGGGCTGGAGCAGGGCGAGGCGCGGTCGCACAAGGTGGCCTCGTACACGCCGCCGCCGGACGTGATGGCGTGGCTCAACCAGTTCGAGCGCGAGGGGATGGGGCAGGGGCGGGCGAAGGCGGTGCAGCAGGCGCGCGGTGACGTGGTCGACCCCGCGGCGGCGCAGGCGGCCAAGACCGGGCGCCCCGAGCCGGGTGCCGCGCCCGCCGCCGTGACGCCCGGGCAGAACGCGCCCGCCGAGGCCGCGCCGTCCGCCTCTGGGACACCCGCCGCCGGTGGGCAGACGAATCCCAGCAGTCCCGCGCAGCGAAGTCCGTAA
- a CDS encoding glycosyltransferase family 2 protein, which yields MSQDEGQPRVPPSSRLAVGVCTRDRPDALVRCIRSLHALGELQGDVIVMDDGSRVPVEPALREALGRDAPPGLRVLRNETSRSLAAGRNAIARATASPYVLNLDDDAAIVDPEAIRAVVAVLDTDPRVGAVALAQGDEQGRAWPPHAQPAPVTVRSRVATFIGYGHVLRRDALLGVGGFREALGINGEEKELSIRLLDAGWRVVYLPDAVVCHVADQAGRDKRRYLHQTVRNDVLGALYTLPFPLMLGGAMVRLRRYFHMRKGWEIDDPEGFPGVLRQLAPGAREALGARTPVRWSTVREWRRLTQEPVPYHGPEE from the coding sequence GTGAGCCAGGACGAGGGACAGCCCCGCGTTCCGCCTTCCTCCCGGCTCGCCGTCGGCGTCTGCACCCGCGACCGGCCCGACGCACTGGTGAGGTGCATCCGCTCGCTGCACGCCCTCGGCGAGCTGCAGGGCGACGTGATCGTGATGGACGACGGCTCGCGCGTGCCGGTGGAGCCGGCGCTGCGGGAGGCACTGGGACGCGACGCGCCGCCCGGGCTGCGCGTCCTGCGCAACGAGACGAGCCGCAGCCTGGCCGCGGGGCGGAACGCGATCGCCCGCGCCACCGCCTCGCCGTACGTGCTGAACCTGGACGACGATGCGGCCATCGTGGACCCCGAGGCCATCCGCGCCGTCGTGGCCGTCCTCGACACCGACCCCCGCGTGGGCGCCGTAGCGCTGGCGCAGGGCGACGAGCAGGGGCGGGCCTGGCCGCCGCACGCGCAGCCCGCGCCGGTGACCGTCCGCTCGCGGGTGGCCACCTTCATCGGCTACGGCCATGTGCTGCGGCGAGATGCCCTTCTCGGGGTCGGCGGCTTTCGCGAGGCGCTGGGCATCAACGGCGAAGAGAAGGAGCTTTCCATCCGCCTGCTGGATGCAGGGTGGCGGGTGGTGTACCTGCCGGATGCCGTGGTCTGCCACGTGGCCGACCAGGCGGGGCGCGACAAGCGGCGCTACCTGCACCAGACGGTGAGGAACGACGTCTTGGGCGCACTGTACACGCTTCCCTTTCCCCTGATGCTGGGCGGCGCGATGGTGCGGCTGCGGCGCTACTTCCACATGCGGAAGGGGTGGGAGATCGACGACCCGGAGGGCTTTCCCGGCGTCCTTCGCCAGCTGGCGCCCGGTGCGCGCGAGGCGCTGGGGGCGCGCACTCCGGTCAGGTGGTCCACCGTCCGCGAGTGGCGGCGGCTGACGCAGGAACCCGTGCCCTACCACGGGCCGGAGGAGTGA
- a CDS encoding M1 family metallopeptidase, with translation MQTIVSRTALLAVLVMGACAPVSEPIIAPLPQGAALDTAGRPFVRTVEVPEEYQRALQAGTRSANGAPGQRYWQQRVRYSIQAELNPESRRLTGRERIVYHNRSPVALAEVRFNLYQNLFTEGFTGARSPFNTGGIQLTSFSFNGDTLGPLTQSQYEANQREQRASVGYLAGGTLSRVLLPRPIAAGDSAIFDIAWNFVVPPMGAPRTGWEDALGGRVFQIAQWYPQIAVFDDVAGQDVTPYRSEGEFYLEYGDFDVALTLPAGYLIGATGELQNPQEVLSADVRRQLEVAARSDSTVTVLRRNQLGQGTAPGTNGRVTWRFAARDVRDFAWATSNRYQWDALRAQIPAPGGGTRDVMVHSLYRPGAPHWEGSARFGEHSMEFFSREMVPYAYPQITISEGPVYGMEYPMLVFIGRPEERLGLYEVISHEVGHEWFPMMVGQDEAAFAWMDEGFTTFNENRATRDFFPNHDPFEGPRESYLQIAGDKGEAPLMRHIDLVFGPAFGVSAYSKPGTLLRSLQRTLGDSVFFAGMRQYSRDWQFKHPYPWDFFNTMERVAGRDLDWFWYPFWYRTVTLDHALSDVRPTPNGVQVTVRDVGQAPAPAEIVVTTSGGQTVTHTITIDQWLNPSTRVQTVTIPVSGTVTRVEIDPLRYFPDANRRNNAWTPGR, from the coding sequence TTGCAAACCATCGTCAGCCGCACGGCCCTGCTGGCCGTGCTTGTCATGGGCGCCTGCGCGCCCGTATCAGAGCCCATCATCGCGCCGCTGCCGCAGGGCGCGGCGCTCGACACCGCGGGGCGCCCCTTCGTGCGCACCGTGGAGGTGCCGGAGGAGTACCAGCGCGCCCTGCAGGCCGGCACCCGCAGCGCCAATGGTGCCCCCGGGCAGCGCTACTGGCAGCAGCGCGTCCGCTACAGCATCCAGGCGGAGTTGAACCCCGAGAGCCGGCGGCTGACCGGGCGCGAGCGCATCGTGTACCACAACCGCTCGCCCGTGGCCCTGGCCGAGGTGCGCTTCAACCTGTACCAGAACCTGTTCACCGAGGGCTTTACCGGCGCGCGCAGCCCGTTCAACACCGGCGGCATCCAGCTGACGTCGTTCTCGTTCAACGGCGACACGCTGGGCCCCCTCACCCAGAGCCAGTACGAGGCGAACCAGCGGGAGCAGCGCGCCAGCGTGGGCTACCTGGCGGGCGGCACCCTGTCGCGCGTGCTGCTGCCGCGCCCCATCGCGGCGGGTGACAGCGCCATCTTCGACATTGCGTGGAATTTCGTGGTCCCGCCGATGGGGGCGCCCCGCACCGGGTGGGAAGATGCGCTGGGCGGCCGGGTGTTCCAGATCGCCCAGTGGTATCCGCAGATCGCCGTGTTCGACGACGTGGCCGGGCAGGACGTGACGCCCTACCGCAGCGAGGGCGAGTTCTACCTGGAGTACGGCGACTTCGACGTGGCGCTCACCCTGCCCGCCGGCTACCTGATCGGCGCCACGGGCGAGCTGCAGAACCCGCAGGAGGTGCTGTCGGCCGACGTGCGGCGGCAGCTGGAGGTCGCCGCGCGTAGCGACAGCACCGTCACCGTCCTGCGGCGCAACCAGCTGGGGCAGGGCACCGCCCCGGGAACGAATGGCCGCGTAACGTGGCGGTTCGCCGCGCGCGACGTGCGCGACTTCGCCTGGGCCACCTCCAATCGCTACCAGTGGGACGCGCTGCGGGCGCAGATTCCCGCGCCGGGCGGCGGAACGCGCGACGTGATGGTCCACTCGCTGTACCGCCCCGGCGCGCCGCACTGGGAAGGATCGGCGCGGTTCGGCGAGCACTCGATGGAGTTCTTCAGCCGCGAGATGGTTCCCTACGCGTATCCGCAGATCACCATCTCCGAGGGCCCGGTGTACGGCATGGAGTACCCGATGCTGGTGTTCATCGGCCGGCCGGAGGAGCGCCTGGGGCTGTACGAGGTGATCTCCCACGAGGTGGGGCACGAGTGGTTCCCCATGATGGTGGGCCAGGACGAGGCCGCGTTCGCGTGGATGGACGAGGGCTTCACCACCTTCAACGAGAACCGCGCGACCAGGGACTTCTTCCCGAACCACGATCCGTTCGAGGGCCCGCGCGAGTCGTACCTGCAGATTGCCGGCGACAAGGGCGAGGCGCCGTTGATGAGGCACATCGACCTGGTGTTCGGGCCGGCGTTCGGGGTGTCGGCGTACAGCAAGCCGGGCACGCTGCTGCGCTCGCTGCAGCGCACGCTGGGCGACTCGGTGTTCTTTGCGGGGATGCGGCAGTACTCGCGCGACTGGCAGTTCAAGCACCCGTATCCGTGGGATTTCTTCAACACCATGGAGCGGGTGGCCGGGCGCGACCTGGACTGGTTCTGGTACCCGTTCTGGTACCGCACCGTGACGCTTGACCATGCGCTCAGCGACGTGCGGCCGACCCCGAACGGCGTGCAGGTGACGGTGCGCGACGTGGGCCAGGCGCCCGCGCCGGCGGAGATCGTGGTCACCACGAGCGGGGGGCAGACGGTGACGCACACCATCACCATCGACCAGTGGCTGAACCCGTCCACGCGCGTGCAGACGGTGACCATTCCCGTCTCGGGCACCGTCACGCGGGTGGAGATCGACCCGCTGCGGTACTTTCCCGACGCCAACCGGCGGAACAACGCCTGGACGCCGGGCCGGTAA
- a CDS encoding carboxypeptidase-like regulatory domain-containing protein produces MTTLRASLIALTALLLSVPLHAQSIRGRVVDAVGEGVPEASVVATEGGGRRQAVRTGADGAFVLALRGPGVYRLNVTRTGYAPTASGEITVSAAEAVEVSVRVAAQPLGLEAVTVTGRQGPRRIASLEPTGFYDREATGFGRFMRREEIERRRGARLAQLLDDVQGIRLYRDRRGTEYVTFTSQQSNGAIRRAQRGEADVCLPVMYLDGTMVSQGTANGPLGVSINDLVQTEDIEAIEAYGNASRIPPQYNGSNSACGVILIWTRTGS; encoded by the coding sequence ATGACTACGCTACGTGCCAGTCTGATCGCGCTCACCGCTCTCCTTCTCAGCGTTCCCCTTCACGCGCAGTCCATCCGCGGCCGCGTGGTGGATGCGGTGGGCGAAGGCGTGCCCGAGGCGAGTGTCGTCGCGACTGAAGGAGGAGGCCGCCGGCAGGCCGTCCGCACGGGAGCGGACGGCGCGTTCGTGCTCGCGCTGCGCGGGCCGGGCGTGTACCGGCTGAACGTTACTCGAACCGGGTACGCCCCTACGGCGTCCGGCGAGATCACGGTGTCGGCGGCGGAGGCGGTGGAAGTGTCCGTGCGTGTGGCGGCCCAGCCGCTGGGGCTGGAAGCGGTGACGGTGACCGGCAGGCAGGGGCCGCGCCGCATCGCGTCGCTGGAGCCCACCGGGTTCTACGATCGCGAGGCGACGGGGTTCGGGCGGTTCATGCGCCGCGAGGAGATCGAGCGCCGGCGCGGGGCGCGGCTGGCCCAGCTGCTGGACGACGTGCAGGGGATCCGCCTGTACCGCGACCGCCGCGGCACCGAGTACGTGACCTTTACCTCTCAGCAGTCCAACGGCGCGATCCGCCGCGCGCAGCGGGGCGAGGCCGACGTGTGCCTGCCGGTGATGTACCTGGACGGCACGATGGTGTCGCAAGGTACGGCGAACGGGCCACTCGGCGTTTCCATCAACGATCTGGTGCAGACGGAAGACATCGAGGCCATCGAGGCGTACGGCAACGCCTCGCGCATTCCGCCGCAGTACAACGGCAGCAACTCCGCGTGTGGCGTAATCCTCATCTGGACGCGGACGGGGAGCTGA